CCATGATCGAAAACTACTAAAATTATTCgaaaacacacaaataaatacactgaaataatttattatagattttattaaagtaaaataacaaaaggAAATTGCTGCCTGCAGAAGCCTCATCCGTTGTGATTCCACTGGTTGAGATAAATAAGTTTCTTCGCGCAAAACTTGATTTAGTGCGGAGAGCTACCAGACTCGAGACTCGGCCAGTCGCTCCGCAGTTAACTCGATTCCGTTTTATTGCACATTTACTGCTGCCTCGGTTACTTGTACCTTTTATAATGTTAGAGTAATAATCTCTACGGATACTTCAGTTGTAGATACTTATGTAGTTCGTTTATGTTTAGGTGTTGTAAAtatgtttcatataaaaaaatctgttgaaaatGTATACTGCACTTATTTATCTAGACGAAGATTTGAGCCTTAATGCAAGAATTAGACtatgtaaaaacaaacaaaaaaaatacaagaataaCTTCACATTTAATtgctaataaaaattaataaacttatttcaAAACACATCATTGCATGCATCACCtaactacattaaaaaaaccattaaataaTGACTTCGTTacgacattaattaatttaaagaaaattacctTTGCGTAGTTTAATAAGAAAGAGCTCTTTtgaagtttatttctttttaatatttaaataaagccAAAAGCCTGATACTCAATACACACAAACAATCCTAATCACCTGACGCATGACGGAATGTCAGTCGACTAGCGACGTCATTAGTGTCATTGCGACATCACACGTAAAAGGGAAATCCGTAAACCATAATAATTTGTGCGAAACAGTTGTTTAAACtccataaagtaataaaatacggtaataaaaacctaaaaaaatggCTTCAATACCACTAATGTATGCTCAGGAAGATTGTGAGTTAGGTGGAAAGGAATCCATCGAGGTAAAGTAgagttatttatcttttttataatgtgAATTGTCGTTCCGAATGTTTGTCCTTCGACATAGTAGGCTAAAATGTTAAACAAGTCACTTGTATAAACACGTTTGTGTCTAGAATATACCTATTCATTTGCTAATTCTTTTATTCCTTTTGAAGCGTAAATATTTTTCCTGTAGTTggcttaataaaaatattcgtcTCGCTAAACTCGTTGATTGTTTTAAGATAGTACAATGCTAAGGCCATTGATAAGATAAAGCCTTAAATACGAACATAATAAGTTCCTCCATTAAGTTACCATTcgttgtgaaagtttgtatgtgcCACATTCATTAATATACTTCATATAAAGAGCTAATGCTTTACATTAGCATATTGATCTGAACCTCCATTTTGTGTGGTCAGCTGGTATTTACCTACAATAAACAAATCAAGACTTCCATAAGGTAATACTTATTTCAACATTTGTCATAGGATCTAatagacaaaaatgttttagataaaatagtgaaattgtttacttttctgatattaattaatttttattgatttaaacaatttattctaCAACTACATATTTAAGTTAATCAGTGATTTTTAGTGTAGAATATGCATTagatatcataaaattattttgtttaaacctATTAACTAATTGattgactttatattttttacaggaTGATTTCGCCTACCGCAACAATGTGGCTAACGCAGATAAAGAAATCCGTCTGGGTTTTGTCCGCAAAGTGTATGGTCTACTCTCCGTGCAACTGTTGGCTACGGTTGCCATTGCTGGAACATTCCATCTTGTTGAGCCTGTCAAACTCTTCATACACCAAAAGTAAGGCCTTTTCCATAAGTACAGATTTAACTGTTTTATTCTAATAATGAATAACACtttttttcatacttttaaCTGCATCACATACCATAAGTGGCGTAGCATGTCTTGGCCCCATATAAAAATTTGTTAAGGGGCCCCTGTTTTTTCTTTGGGATtgattatttgaatttgtaaaacaaaaaattgggattttttttttatttgtttacgcaTGTTGGGGGgacgtataattgatacggtaGATACGGCGCCAGCTACCACGtaatgttaatatattttaatcccAAAAAAAATTGCACTGATCATAAAAGTCTCCATAATAAGTATTTCAATCAAATGCAATAATTAGCTACAGTAAGTAATGATCATAATTGAAAGAGTTAAAATTTAATCTAATTTCTAGGTATTTCGTGACAATATAAATGCGTCAtcgctaaaaataaatatataaaaagtgcTGATATCGAGGAATAActtcatcaaaaatatttttatatgcttTTGCTTCTTTTACCATATTTCTGTCTTTGTCTAGTTGTCTAAATGACATTTAAAGTGTATGAGGAAAAACATTATATCCTTGAATTCGAAATGAAATATCGTCACTACTTACTCATTTTTCCCCTTTTGATGTTGACTAATAGTAACATTTCCAAACTAACAGGTACTTATATGTATACCCTTTTATGTTAATACCTTTTTAAGTTATTGACGCAatacgttttatatttaacattaacAATCAAATCCATACCTACTTTAtcttaacttataaataaaattgaagagtttggtcatttaaatttgataCCTTCGAAAATTACTTGTCCGATTTGAAACATTCTTTTTATATTGGATAGCACATTTATGTagaaaggttataggctaataaaacatcacgctacaatcaaaagCAGCCGAGCAGAGCGGATAAAATTGCGCGGAATTGGCTAATCGTAGATAGTTTTGGTCATGTGAAAACAGCAATATTATAGAATTTAGATGGCAAAGGTTGCTTAAGATGTGCTTAGGAACCCAAACTGAAATAgacaatttaatgtaaatatgatTTAGCCCAGCCCCAATTATAGTTTTCTGTCCTCAATATCCGTTTTCGAGGCAATACTAGCTAACAGTATCTCGTATATTaggcagaaagcgggttggtgacCAAACGTAAACTTACtaaccctaaaaaaaaaatctctttataaTCCAGAACATTTTAatggtttctttttataatacaatCTGTTTGTTCCAGTGACTGGATGGTGATAATAGCGTTTATACTGAGCATGGTCACGCTATTCGCACTCATCGCCAAAAGAAGGGACTCGCCCGCTAACCTCTACCTGCTAGCAGCTTTTGTAAGTATACTATTTTACTTAACTTTCCAAATACAAAGATACAAGTTAGAGTGAGAAGTGCAATAGACATCTGAGTTTGGCTTGTGGGTTTACTGGTGTTACAGGAAAGAGACAGAACATTTTCTGAACAGTTCATCATAATCAGAGTgattaacaatttaatatattcGTCTGGGTATGCCCCAAATAGTCGCGACTCAGCCCCTAAGAGAGGAGCAGCAGTTCTTATACTTCCAATACTTTATGAATGCCTCCTGATACTGCATTATCCTCAAGTTTACTTATCCAGCGTGAGGATTAGCAAATTAGAGGATTATCATAATCATacctttaagaaaataaagttttatgagtacagtaaaatggggtgaatagaattcaaagggtatAGACACAGGAATGCTCTTCTGCATCTATGGAACCCCGTTCCGGAGTCTGTAATTTCCAGGACATTATGACCCAAAGAAACTGATTATCCAATTTAATTTGGTCATATTTATAACAcatccaccgtaggccgcatcccTCTGTACTTGTTAGAGGTAAACCTTTGCAAAGCAGTGCTCAATTGTTCATATTCCGGATGATAACGACCTAACTATAACATATTTCCTTCCAGACGGTGGTACAAGCGTACTCAGTGGGCGTGGTGGTGTCGTACTACAACACGGCCGTGGTCCTGCAAGCCCTGACTCTCACCTTCGCAGTGGTCTTCTCTCTCACGGTCTTCACACTCAACACTAAGACTGACTTCTCTTTCATCGGTTATGGGTGAGTTTTCTAATAATTACATGCATTTTTAATGGTATGgggtcaactgatggtaagcaatcggcgccggcCATAGACTCCCGAAacattaaagttttaagttGCCTGCTTGGCAACGCGGAcgcaatatttaattattggtcgcaagtgcgactcggGACAAGAGAtctcggcttcgattcccgggttgggcaaaggaGTACTGGGCTTTTATtcgctttttaaaaaaaactcagtatctagcacggagtctgaaattgtgcccagtaaatagcaataggctcacctccctattacatgccgtaatgtgcacctctgcctacccattcggatAAAAAGGCGTGTCGTTGCACAAGGTAAATACAAGATATCTAACCATGCTTATATTTTTCAGTTTATTCGCGGGTCTCTCGGTGCTCATCATAGGCGGTATCCTG
The genomic region above belongs to Spodoptera frugiperda isolate SF20-4 chromosome 12, AGI-APGP_CSIRO_Sfru_2.0, whole genome shotgun sequence and contains:
- the LOC118262834 gene encoding protein lifeguard 4, translating into MASIPLMYAQEDCELGGKESIEDDFAYRNNVANADKEIRLGFVRKVYGLLSVQLLATVAIAGTFHLVEPVKLFIHQNDWMVIIAFILSMVTLFALIAKRRDSPANLYLLAAFTVVQAYSVGVVVSYYNTAVVLQALTLTFAVVFSLTVFTLNTKTDFSFIGYGLFAGLSVLIIGGILQLFIQSSGFEIALSFVGAILFSLFLIFDTQMMMTTLSPEEYILATINLYLDIINLFLYILRILNELNRN